In Zingiber officinale cultivar Zhangliang chromosome 3B, Zo_v1.1, whole genome shotgun sequence, a single window of DNA contains:
- the LOC122055126 gene encoding pathogenesis-related protein PRB1-2-like has protein sequence MRSLGSIICVTVAIAMAYTTIPTLAQNSPGDFVAGHNSPRAAVGVGPVTWNNTVAAYAQTYANQRIGDCKLVHSNGPYGENLFWGSGDGFTAAFAVRTWADEKQYYNYASNSCAAGKECGHYTQVVWRSSTQIGCARARCKSGGVFIICSYYPPGNYVGERPY, from the coding sequence ATGAGGTCGTTGGGTTCCATAATTTGTGTCACCGTGGCTATCGCGATGGCCTACACCACCATCCCCACGCTGGCTCAAAATTCCCCCGGCGACTTCGTGGCCGGCCACAACTCCCCCCGTGCGGCCGTCGGCGTGGGGCCGGTGACGTGGAACAACACGGTGGCGGCCTACGCGCAGACCTACGCGAACCAGCGAATCGGGGACTGCAAGCTGGTGCACTCGAACGGGCCCTACGGGGAGAACCTCTTCTGGGGGTCCGGCGACGGCTTCACGGCGGCTTTCGCGGTGCGCACGTGGGCGGACGAGAAGCAGTACTACAACTACGCGAGCAACAGCTGCGCCGCCGGGAAGGAGTGCGGGCACTACACGCAGGTGGTGTGGCGGTCGTCGACACAGATCGGTTGCGCGCGCGCACGGTGCAAAAGCGGCGGCGTCTTCATCATCTGTAGTTACTACCCGCCGGGCAACTATGTCGGAGAGCGGCCGTACTGA
- the LOC121968527 gene encoding uncharacterized protein LOC121968527, whose protein sequence is MSKAPPFLLLLAFLCLSALLPSLSARPVTSGDVLVGGGRSFRELLRSEGLPGGLFPRGVEYFSLDLSSGLLEVRLRGPCYARYDDNLTYFERVVRGKLSYGELTNVVGWSEEELFLWLPVKGILVSDPSSGVVLVDIALAHKELAASVFEEPPECRPDAGVAEGQGADRNRILMGFL, encoded by the coding sequence ATGTCAAAGGCGCCGCCTTTCCTCCTCCTTTTGGCCTTCCTCTGCCTCTCGGCCCTGTTGCCATCTCTTTCCGCCCGCCCCGTCACCTCCGGGGACGTCCTCGTCGGTGGCGGCCGCTCCTTCCGGGAGCTCCTCCGCAGCGAGGGCCTCCCCGGCGGCCTCTTCCCCAGGGGCGTCGAGTACTTCTCCCTCGACCTCTCCTCCGGCCTCCTCGAGGTCCGCCTCCGCGGCCCCTGCTACGCCCGCTACGACGACAACCTCACCTACTTCGAACGCGTCGTGAGGGGCAAGCTCAGCTACGGCGAGCTCACCAACGTCGTCGGGTGGTCAGAGGAGGAGCTCTTCCTTTGGCTCCCCGTCAAGGGCATCCTCGTCTCCGATCCCTCCTCCGGCGTCGTCCTCGTCGACATCGCCCTCGCGCACAAGGAGCTGGCGGCTTCGGTGTTCGAGGAACCGCCGGAGTGCCGCCCGGACGCCGGCGTCGCAGAAGGTCAAGGCGCTGATAGAAATCGGATCTTGATGGGCTTTCTATAA
- the LOC121968528 gene encoding photosynthetic NDH subunit of lumenal location 3, chloroplastic-like translates to MAAPLSNLNATSTPPNLHNPSKRSPAGVTTFSSSNFKSPPPLISRRASLGLATAVTLFQQLGIRPSTAAEQVDTPGDNGLWLTGPIPSPTVTNKIENKETGTRSFLRNGIFMAEIGEMTAYRLKHYAFDLLALADLIEQMDAWNYVRMYLCLRSTVMYYDFDKVISAAADDQKPLLTDLANRLFDSVEKLEAAVKQKSEPLTRSCYAETEVILKEVMSRMA, encoded by the exons ATGGCCGCTCCCCTCTCCAACCTCAACGCCACATCGACTCCGCCGAACCTCCACAACCCGAGCAAAAGATCGCCGGCCGGAGTCACCACTTTCTCCTCCTCCAATTTCAAATCTCCCCCTCCATTAATATCAAGAAGAGCTTCTCTAGGCCTCGCCACGGCGGTCACTCTGTTTCAGCAGCTGGGGATCCGGCCGTCGACGGCCGCCGAGCAGGTGGACACGCCAGGTGACAACGGCCTGTGGCTGACCGGCCCCATTCCCTCTCCGACCGTCACCAACA AGATCGAGAACAAGGAGACGGGAACGAGGTCGTTCCTGAGGAATGGGATCTTCATGGCGGAGATCGGGGAGATGACTGCGTACCGGCTGAAGCACTACGCCTTCGATCTGCTGGCTCTGGCCGACCTGATCGAGCAAATGGACGCGTGGAACTACGTGAGGATGTACCTGTGCCTGCGCTCCACCGTCATGTACTACGACTTCGACAAGGTTATCTCCGCCGCCGCCGACGACCAGAAGCCGCTTCTCACCGACCTCGCCAATCGACTCTTCGACAGCGTCGAGAAG CTTGAAGCGGCAGTGAAGCAGAAGAGCGAGCCGTTGACGAGGTCGTGCTACGCTGAGACAGAAGTGATTCTCAAGGAAGTGATGAGCCGAATGGCTTGA
- the LOC121968530 gene encoding peroxidase 57-like, with amino-acid sequence MAALPFVLLLLALPPAIALSLEIHYYRYSCPRAEIIVKRVVEKHFQQDPSVPAGLLRLHFHDCFVRGCDASVLVDSTPGNVAEKESPPNLTLRTFDVIDDIKAELEKECSGVVSCADILALATRDAVALSGGAAYALPTGRRDGTISRAADVQLPSPSSSVETAEADFRSINLDLVDLTTLLGAHGVGFCHCSLVTTRLYNYQGTGLSDPTMDPAMLASLKQKCPPEVVLPSNITRDTRIFLNQATSKPFFLDTSFYQGLFGEKAVLELDQGLAFTDVTSKLAARYVRRPKRFVHQFSKSMIKLGYVGVLTGEDGEIRLDCRKVNNGTQTTLS; translated from the exons ATGGCAGCTCTGCCTTTTGTTCTCCTTCTGTTAGCTCTTCCTCCAGCCATCGCGCTCTCTTTGGAAATCCACTATTACAGGTATTCATGTCCCAGAGCAGAGATAATCGTAAAGCGAGTAGTCGAGAAGCATTTCCAACAAGATCCATCTGTTCCTGCTGGCCTACTTCGCCTGCACTTCCATGACTGCTTCGTTCGa GGATGCGATGCTTCCGTTCTTGTTGACAGCACCCCAGGCAATGTAGCTGAGAAAGAGTCTCCCCCTAACCTGACTCTGCGAACGTTCGATGTGATCGACGATATCAAGGCCGAGCTGGAGAAGGAATGCAGCGGAGTAGTGTCCTGTGCAGATATTTTGGCGCTCGCGACGAGAGATGCGGTAGCACTATCAGGAGGTGCAGCTTATGCCCTGCCCACGGGCAGGCGAGATGGCACCATTTCAAGGGCCGCAGACGTGCAACTGCCAAGTCCATCTTCCTCTGTTGAGACAGCCGAAGCTGACTTCAGGAGCATCAATCTGGATTTGGTGGATCTCACTACGCTACTCG GTGCTCATGGTGTTGGATTCTGCCATTGTTCACTGGTTACCACCAGGCTCTACAACTACCAAGGCACCGGCCTATCGGATCCGACAATGGATCCTGCCATGCTTGCTAGTCTCAAACAAAAATGCCCACCTGAAGTCGTGCTGCCTAGCAACATAACCAGAGACACCAGGATTTTCTTGAACCAAGCAACGTCTAAACCCTTCTTCCTTGATACCTCATTCTATCAAGGTTTGTTCGGCGAGAAGGCAGTGCTTGAACTAGATCAAGGATTGGCCTTCACGGATGTCACCAGCAAGTTGGCTGCAAGATATGTGAGGAGGCCAAAGAGGTTTGTTCACCAATTCTCGAAGTCAATGATCAAGCTTGGTTATGTGGGGGTGTTAACAGGAGAAGATGGAGAGATCAGGCTCGACTGTAGAAAAGTGAACAATGGCACACAAACAACTTTGTCTTGA